The Benincasa hispida cultivar B227 chromosome 11, ASM972705v1, whole genome shotgun sequence genome has a segment encoding these proteins:
- the LOC120090707 gene encoding NEDD8-specific protease 1-like, with protein MEDPKFLTYKNVVLRRSDLQSLEDQNYLNDTVIDFYFVHLSVYYQYDEILLIPTSVSFLLANAIDLDSFTSTIKSLDLQKKKLIFFTVNNDNSHWSLFVYCRKRNLFMHYDSVNQVNCKLAFSIYESLNDYIIHDSAKFMECLAPKQRNWYDCGLYVMEISRVICECYSNVDRFRNEEKDGICESVDCNYVEFDMRSKLLGLILKMKNEEIKP; from the coding sequence ATGGAGGACCCCAAGTTCTTGACCTACAAAAATGTTGTGCTTCGAAGATCAGATTTGCAAAGTCTTGAAGATCAAAACTATTTAAACGACACTGTAATTGATTTCTACTTTGTTCATCTCTCTGTTTACTACCAATATGATGAAATCCTCCTAATTCCGACGAGCGTCTCATTTTTGTTAGCTAATGCTATCGATTTGGACAGTTTCACATCCACAATTAAATCCCTAGACCTTCAGAAGAAGAAACTCATCTTCTTCACTGTCAACAATGACAATTCTCACTGGAGCCTTTTTGTCTATTGTAGAAAACGaaatttatttatgcattacgATAGTGTGAATCAGGTAAACTGCAAATTAGCTTTCTCAATATATGAATCTTTGAATGACTATATTATCCATGATTCGGCCAAATTCATGGAGTGTCTGGCACCTAAACAGAGGAATTGGTACGATTGTGGATTATATGTAATGGAAATTTCTAGGGTTATCTGTGAATGCTATTCCAATGTTGATCGATTTCGAAACGAAGAAAAAGATGGGATTTGTGAGAGCGTGGATTGTAATTATGTTGAGTTTGATATGCGTTCTAAATTGTTGGGactgattttgaaaatgaagaacGAAGAAATCAAACCTTAA
- the LOC120090217 gene encoding adenylyl-sulfate kinase 3-like isoform X3, protein MSAVGNGNNIFWHNCPVGKPEREKLLNQKGCVVWITGLSGSGKSTVACSLSRELYALGKISYVLDGDNLRHGLNKDLGFKAEDRAENIRRVGEVAKLFADAGLICIASLISPYRRDRDFCRELLPEENFIEVFMNMPLELCEARDAKGLYKLARDGKIKGFTGIDDPYEPPLNCEAE, encoded by the exons ATGTCTGCTGTGGGAAATGGAAATAATATTTTCTGGCACAATTGTCCCGTCGGAAAGCCTGAAAGGGAGAAGCTTCTCAACCAAAAAGGCTGTGTTGTATGGATCACAGGCCTTAGTGGATCAG GGAAAAGCACTGTAGCTTGCTCATTGAGTAGAGAGCTTTATGCGCTAGGGAAAATTTCTTATGTGCTAGATGGAGACAACCTCCGGCATGGACTAAACAAGGATCTTGGTTTTAAAGCTGAAGATCGTGCTGAAAATATTCGCAGAGTTG GTGAAGTAGCAAAACTTTTTGCTGATGCTGGTTTAATATGCATTGCTAGTTTGATATCTCCATATAGAAGAGATCGGGATTTCTGCCGTGAATTATTGCCCGAGGAAAACTTTATTGAG GTGTTCATGAACATGCCTCTAGAATTATGTGAGGCAAGAGATGCAAAGGGTCTTTACAAACTTGCCCGAGATGGGAAGATCAAAG GTTTTACCGGGATCGATGACCCCTACGAACCGCCTCTGAACTGCGAG GCAGAATGA
- the LOC120090217 gene encoding adenylyl-sulfate kinase 3-like isoform X2 — translation MSAVGNGNNIFWHNCPVGKPEREKLLNQKGCVVWITGLSGSGKSTVACSLSRELYALGKISYVLDGDNLRHGLNKDLGFKAEDRAENIRRVGEVAKLFADAGLICIASLISPYRRDRDFCRELLPEENFIEVFMNMPLELCEARDAKGLYKLARDGKIKGFTGIDDPYEPPLNCENDGVCPTPCAMAMQIVTYLEEKGFLQA, via the exons ATGTCTGCTGTGGGAAATGGAAATAATATTTTCTGGCACAATTGTCCCGTCGGAAAGCCTGAAAGGGAGAAGCTTCTCAACCAAAAAGGCTGTGTTGTATGGATCACAGGCCTTAGTGGATCAG GGAAAAGCACTGTAGCTTGCTCATTGAGTAGAGAGCTTTATGCGCTAGGGAAAATTTCTTATGTGCTAGATGGAGACAACCTCCGGCATGGACTAAACAAGGATCTTGGTTTTAAAGCTGAAGATCGTGCTGAAAATATTCGCAGAGTTG GTGAAGTAGCAAAACTTTTTGCTGATGCTGGTTTAATATGCATTGCTAGTTTGATATCTCCATATAGAAGAGATCGGGATTTCTGCCGTGAATTATTGCCCGAGGAAAACTTTATTGAG GTGTTCATGAACATGCCTCTAGAATTATGTGAGGCAAGAGATGCAAAGGGTCTTTACAAACTTGCCCGAGATGGGAAGATCAAAG GTTTTACCGGGATCGATGACCCCTACGAACCGCCTCTGAACTGCGAG AATGATGGAGTTTGCCCAACCCCATGTGCTATGGCGATGCAGATAGTGACTTACTTGGAGGAGAAAGGATTTCTTCAAGCCTAG
- the LOC120090217 gene encoding adenylyl-sulfate kinase 3-like isoform X1 — translation MSAVGNGNNIFWHNCPVGKPEREKLLNQKGCVVWITGLSGSGKSTVACSLSRELYALGKISYVLDGDNLRHGLNKDLGFKAEDRAENIRRVGEVAKLFADAGLICIASLISPYRRDRDFCRELLPEENFIEVFMNMPLELCEARDAKGLYKLARDGKIKGFTGIDDPYEPPLNCEIELRQNDGVCPTPCAMAMQIVTYLEEKGFLQA, via the exons ATGTCTGCTGTGGGAAATGGAAATAATATTTTCTGGCACAATTGTCCCGTCGGAAAGCCTGAAAGGGAGAAGCTTCTCAACCAAAAAGGCTGTGTTGTATGGATCACAGGCCTTAGTGGATCAG GGAAAAGCACTGTAGCTTGCTCATTGAGTAGAGAGCTTTATGCGCTAGGGAAAATTTCTTATGTGCTAGATGGAGACAACCTCCGGCATGGACTAAACAAGGATCTTGGTTTTAAAGCTGAAGATCGTGCTGAAAATATTCGCAGAGTTG GTGAAGTAGCAAAACTTTTTGCTGATGCTGGTTTAATATGCATTGCTAGTTTGATATCTCCATATAGAAGAGATCGGGATTTCTGCCGTGAATTATTGCCCGAGGAAAACTTTATTGAG GTGTTCATGAACATGCCTCTAGAATTATGTGAGGCAAGAGATGCAAAGGGTCTTTACAAACTTGCCCGAGATGGGAAGATCAAAG GTTTTACCGGGATCGATGACCCCTACGAACCGCCTCTGAACTGCGAG ATTGAATTAAGGCAGAATGATGGAGTTTGCCCAACCCCATGTGCTATGGCGATGCAGATAGTGACTTACTTGGAGGAGAAAGGATTTCTTCAAGCCTAG